DNA from Mesorhizobium sp. DCY119:
GCGCCGGCGCGCAGGATGACCGGGTCGCTTGCCTCCATGCGGCGGATCACCGCCATCTCGTCGGCGAAGCGGCCGATGGAGCCCAGCGCCAGCTCCTCATATTGCGGCAGCGTGCCGCGATCGGGCTGGGCAGCCTGCCAGCGCCGCAGGATGAGCTTTACGTCGTCGAATTCGGTGGTGATGTGATGCGGCAACCTGTCGATATCAATGCCGATGTCTTCCACTTTCTGCTCGTCGGCGAATATGGGCCGCGGGTTCATCGATGCACTCCAGGTCATTCACATGTCCGAAAGCACGCGGCTTCGGACGGGCCATCCGGGGATGGCCGGGCACGGTCGGATTTTCGGATTTGCATACCGGGCAGGCCGGTCCGGCAGCGTGGCGTCATGCCTCCGCGCCATCTTGCGCGGGCTACCGGGCGGGACACTAGAAAGCCGGCCTTACCATCCGCTTAAGCGCAGTGTCATGGTTTCGTCATATCGTGACGTTGAGAGCCTATCGGAGCACAGGATCGGTCGTATAGTTTGCGGTGCAGCAAGGCCCGCGCCAGCCCCGGAGGGGATAAGGCCATACTGACAGAAAGCGGAAGAAAAAATGATCGTCCGTCCCCGTCCCGGATTGCTGAAACTGTTCTTCGTCATGCGCGGATCGATCGTGCCGCGCATCGCGCCGCAGATCATCGGCTTCGGCATCTATGCAGCCCTTGTGGTGGCGGGCGTGAAGGCGTCGGGTATCTCCTTCGACGGCTACAACATCGCGCCCTTCGGCCTGCTTGGCGTGACGCTGTCGATCTATCTCGGCTTCCGCAACAATGCCGCCTACGACCGCTGGTGGGAGGCGCGCAAGCTGTGGGGGCAGCTCGTCTTCGACATCAGGAATTTTTCGCGCGCCGTCCTGGCGCTGGTACCGGGCGAGACGAAAGAAGCGCGGCCGATCCTCATGGAGGCACTGGCCTTCTGCCATCTCCTGCGCGGACAGTTGCGCAATGTCGATGCCAGCGGCGAGGCGCGCGGCTTCATCGGCGATGAACTGGACGGCGTGCTGGCGGCCAGCAACAAGCCCGACGAGATGGTGCGGCGCATGGGACGGCGGTTTGCCGCGCTGAAGGCGGAAGGCCGCATCGAGGCGATGGATTTCCGCATCCTCGACGAGCGGCTTTCGGGCATCGCCGCCTTGCAGGCCGGCTGCGAGCGTATCGCCGGCACGCCGCTGCCGTTTGCCTATACGCTGCTGCTGCAGCGCTCGGCCTATGTCTTCTGTCTCCTGCTGCCGTTCGGGCTGGCGTTCTCGGCCGGCTGGGGCACGCCGTTGTTTACAGCACTTATCGCCTATTCCTTCTTCGGGCTCGACGCGCTGTCGGAGGAGCTGGAAGACCCGTTCGGCACGCAGGCCAACGACCTCGCGCTCGACGCGCTCTGCCGTGTCTGCGAGATCTCGGTGTTCGAGGCGCTCGGCGAAACGCCCCCGGAAATGATCAAGCCGGAAAAATATTATTATTCGTGAGGCGTTGATACGCCAAAGCGGGGAAGGGCTCGGACGTACCGGGCCTGCCTGTTCAATGCCTCAGGCCGGGGGCTTCCTGGCCGGTGCGCTCGACATATTCGACATAGCCGCCGCCATAGGTGTGGATGCCCTCTGGCGTCAGCTCCAGCACGCGGTTGGACAGCGCCGCGAGGAAATGCCGGTCGTGCGAAACGAAAAGCATCGTGCCCTCATACTGCGCAAGGGCTGCGATCAGCATTTCCTTGGTGGCGATGTCGAGATGGTTGGTCGGCTCGTCCAGCACCAGCAGGTTCGGCGGATCGAACAGCATGATCGCCATGACCAGCCGCGCCTTCTCCCCGCCTGAAAGCACCCGGCACTTCTTCTCGATCTCGTCGCCCGAGAAGCCGAAGCAGCCGGCGAGCGCGCGCAGCGGTGCCTGACCCGCCTGCGGGAACGTATGTTCGAGTTGTTCGAAGACCGTCAGGTCGCCGTCGAGCAGGTCCATGGCATGCTGGGCGAAATAGCCCATCTTGACGCTCGGCCCACGCGCCACCGTGCCCTGGTCCGGCTCGGAAGCACCGGCGACGAGTTTGAGCAGCGTCGACTTGCCGGCGCCGTTGATGCCCATGATGCACCAGCGCTCGCGGCGGCGAACCTGAAAGTCGAGGCCGTCATAGATGACCTTGCTGCCGTAGCGCTTGTGCACGTTTTTGATCGTGACCACGTCTTCGCCCGAGCGCGGCGCCGGCTGGAATTCGAAGGCTACCGTCTGGCGGCGCTTGGGCGGCTCGACGCGATCGATCTTGTCCAGCTTCTTGACGCGGCTCTGTACCTGCGCGGCATGCGAGGCGCGCGCCTTGAAGCGCTCGATGAACTTGATCTCCTTGGCGAGCATGGCCTGCTGGCGTTCGAACTGCGCCTGCTGCTGCTTGTCGGCCAGCTGGCGCTGCTGCTCGTAGAACTCGTAGTCGCCGGAATAGGTGGTGAGCGAGCCGCTGTCGATCTCGATGATCTTGTTGACGATGCGGTTCATGAAGGCGCGGTCGTGCGAGGTCATCAACAGCGCCCCGTCATAGCCTTTCAGGAACGCTTCCAGCCAGATCAGGCTTTCAAGGTCGAGATGGTTCGACGGCTCGTCGAGCAGCATCACATCCGGGCGCATCAAGAGGATGCGGGCGAGCGCCACGCGCATCTTCCAGCCGCCCGAGAG
Protein-coding regions in this window:
- a CDS encoding bestrophin family ion channel, with translation MIVRPRPGLLKLFFVMRGSIVPRIAPQIIGFGIYAALVVAGVKASGISFDGYNIAPFGLLGVTLSIYLGFRNNAAYDRWWEARKLWGQLVFDIRNFSRAVLALVPGETKEARPILMEALAFCHLLRGQLRNVDASGEARGFIGDELDGVLAASNKPDEMVRRMGRRFAALKAEGRIEAMDFRILDERLSGIAALQAGCERIAGTPLPFAYTLLLQRSAYVFCLLLPFGLAFSAGWGTPLFTALIAYSFFGLDALSEELEDPFGTQANDLALDALCRVCEISVFEALGETPPEMIKPEKYYYS
- a CDS encoding ABC-F family ATP-binding cassette domain-containing protein — its product is MIRIENVSKQNSHRLLFIEASATLQKQEKIGLVGPNGAGKTTLFRMIYGEELPDEGQVSTERGITIGYFNQDVGEMSGRSAVAEVMDGAGPVSEIAAELRALEAAMVDPERADEMDAVIERYGEVQARYEELDGYSLDGRAREVLDGLGFSQEMMDGDVGALSGGWKMRVALARILLMRPDVMLLDEPSNHLDLESLIWLEAFLKGYDGALLMTSHDRAFMNRIVNKIIEIDSGSLTTYSGDYEFYEQQRQLADKQQQAQFERQQAMLAKEIKFIERFKARASHAAQVQSRVKKLDKIDRVEPPKRRQTVAFEFQPAPRSGEDVVTIKNVHKRYGSKVIYDGLDFQVRRRERWCIMGINGAGKSTLLKLVAGASEPDQGTVARGPSVKMGYFAQHAMDLLDGDLTVFEQLEHTFPQAGQAPLRALAGCFGFSGDEIEKKCRVLSGGEKARLVMAIMLFDPPNLLVLDEPTNHLDIATKEMLIAALAQYEGTMLFVSHDRHFLAALSNRVLELTPEGIHTYGGGYVEYVERTGQEAPGLRH